GCATCCTTTAACAGCATCGCAGTTTTTTCCATATTATCAATCGTGTCATTAATGCCTGGTATTAACGGAATCCTAACAATAAAGGGCTTCCCGGATTCTTTAAGATGGCCCAGATTCTCCAGTATCAGCCGGTTATCTACCCCTGTCAAACGTTTATGCTCTCCTGAATCCGTATGCTTTATGTCGAACAATATTAAATCTGTAAGAGTCACCACCTGCAAGAAAACATCCGGTCTGCCATATCCTGAAGTCTCTACCACCGTATGCATCGGCTTGATTTCCTTTAATAGGTCAACGAGAAATTCAGGTTGTGCAAGGGGTTCACCACCAGAAAGTGTGATCCCCCCTCCGTTTTTTTGTAGAAATTCTTCCCTTTTTTTCAGTTTTGTAGCCAGTTCCGTAGAATCTACGGTTTCACCGACGATTTTTATAAGCCCCCGGGGACACACTTTTGTGCAAAGGCCAAATGGCCGGCATTCTTCATGTGTACATCCCTGCCTGCACTTCCCACAGTTTATACAGGACGCTTTTCTCACCATCAACTCTGGCCAGAATGAGAGTCCTTCCGGGTTATGGCACCAAACACATCTCAAGGGACAGCCCTTGAAGAATACCGTAATGCGTATACCCGGGCCGTCATGCACCGTAAATTCCTGGATGTCGAAAATAATTCCTTTTGCCATACTTGCCACCTTTAATGCCCTGTTCCAATCAAGATGATAATTCCCCAGTCAGCGCCACAACCGATGCAGGCGGCAGTACAATCACAGGCTCCCTGTCAGAAAGCTCGATTTCCTGGACAACCGGTTTTACATTGTCTGGTTGTTCGAAGTTGTTGTACATATGCGGATCCGCAGAATTCATCGTTACTTTGGTGTATGATCCTCCAAACCTGGCACCGTAAAAATCAATTCTTACTTCAGCCTCTTCCGAATAATGGCAGTTGGCGAGGGTCAAGGTCAACCTTTTGGCCTTTATAGAAGCGGAACAGGATATCCTTTCTACTTGTTTTTCTTCATTTTTCGCTGTCAAATATTTGACCGTACCTGCATCAACCAGCACTCTGATAGCCTCTCCCCCCTGGTGGCCCTTATACATGTCAAATACATGATAGTTCGGCGTCGCCACCAGTTTGTCCCCAGATGCCAGGAAGAGCGAATGCAGGTTGTTTACTAACTGCGCCACATTGGCCATTATTACCTTGTCACAGTGATTATTGAATATGTTCAGCGTAATGGCAGCAACAAGCGCATCACGCATTGTGCTCTGCTGCTCGAAAAGGTTTTCACCTCTAGAAGGCCCTGAACCATCAGGATGCCAGCATCCCCATTCGTCGACGATTATACCGATCCGTCTTTGAGGATCGTAGGAATCCATCAAAGCACGCTGCTCGCATATGATTCTCTCCATATAAGCCGCTTTGTCCAGCAGCTCATACCACTGATCCTGGCTGAATTCCAGGGCATTCCCTGCCGTTCCGCAATAATAATGGATTGAGTAACCATTTATGATATCATTAAATGATGGATGTGTTACATCCTTAAGCTTGTTAAAAAAACGCCGTGACCAATTCAAATCATTACCGACTGGGCCGCAAGCAATAAGATTAATCCGTTCTTTATCGAGATGTTTCACAATGCTGGCGTACCTTCTGAACTCAAAGCAGTAATCCTCAGGGGTCATGTTGCCGCCATTCCCCCAGTTTTCATTTCCTATTCCCCAGAAAACCACGTTGAATGGCTCCGGGCTGCCGTTTTTCTCCCTCAATCTGGCCAATGTGGTGCTTCCTTGCGGATAGTTGCAGTACTCTACCCAATTCCTGATTTCCAGGGGCGTCAATGTAGTCACATTCGCAGCAAAATAGGGTTCTGCACCCACAAGTCGGCAAAAATCAACAAACTCATGTGTTCCCACTTCATTTTTTTCTAATCTTCCGTCCCACCCATACCAGAAGTTTGCTGTAATAGGGCGTTCCTCCCTTGGTCCTATTCCGTCCCTCCAGTTATATGTTTCGGCAAAACAGCCACCAGGCCACCGAATAACGGGAGGTTTGATTTTCCGCAGCATTTCCACCAGGTCCTTGCGAAAACCGCGGATATTCGGTACTTGAGATTTCTCGCCAACCCAGATCCCATCGTAAATCACACCGCCGATGTGCTCGATAAAATGCCCATAAATATTGCGATTTATTACACCGATTCTTTCCGGTACGACCACGCATATTCTATACATTTTATTAATGTCCCCTTTCTTTCTTTCTTTCTTTATTTATTTATTTCTTTCTTTATTTATTTATTTTGTATTGTTTTATTACCTATGCACTGCTTTATTAGTTGATTATAAATATATTGGTTACATATCAGCAGATATACTCCTGTCTTTTGATGACATGGTCCTGGTATTCTTTATCAAGCTCCACAAAGTAGGCGCTCCAGCCCCATACCCGGACAATCAGGTTCCTGTAATTCTCCGGATGCTTCTGCGCATCCAGCAACGCTTCCCTGTTGACGGCATTAAGCTGCAATTGATGGCCTCCAAAATCTATAAATGACTTAACTAGCATCGCTACCTTCCTGATACTTTCCCTGTCTCTGAACAGCGGACTATGGAACTCCATTGTCAACGGCCCGCCATTGATGACCCTTTCCAGGTTGGGTTTTGTGAATGACCGGATAACGGATAAAGGACCTTTGGTTTTTGCAAAAAGGCTTGGAGAATAGTTCGCGCCAAATGCCTCTCCCTTCCTTCTGCCGTCAGGGGATGCCCCAATCTCCCTTGCATGCCATAGATAGTACATGGCAGAGCCCGTACCTGCTCTGTAGCATCCGCCTCTTTCATTCTTACGGTTCTCAAGGGCATCTGCGAAGGTTTCTAATAGCTCGACGGCTATCCCGTCAACATAATCATCATCGTTCCCCATCTTGGGAGCTTCGAACCGAAGTTTTGCCGCGAGTTCGTCGTATCCTTCAAAATCGCTGTCAACAGCCTCCACAAGAATTTCAGGATCAATCGACTGTTCATCGAATACATACTTTTTAATAGCTGCAAGAGAATCCGCGGCATTGGCCAATCCGGTCCCATGAAGCCCGAAATTGTTGTATTTTGCCCCTTTCGATATGTCCTTGCCATTTTTTATGCATTCGTCCATAAGGATAGACATGAATGGTGCAGGCATTATCCACAAATTCCTGATGTTTTCTGTTATCTGATTGCATTCCTCATGAATTCCAGCCTTTATGCAGTTCATAAACTCTTCAAAATTACCGCAGCCTTCAAACTTTTCATGCAGGCACCGGTCTACAACCGCTGGAAAGGACAAGGCTCCGATATTAGGTATGTCCATCCCATACCTAGGAATGATAAATTCCCAGCAAGCAGCGACGACATAGTTTCTTGCATCCTTCAATGAATATCCCTTTTTTAACAATCCCGGAATGACGACATCATCATTCGAGTACTGTGGAAAGCCAAGCCCCTCTTTTGTCAATTCCGTTGCCAACTCATACACTTCGAGTTTCGTGTCCTTATGCACCCTCAAGTTGATTTTCGGATCAATAAGCTTAAGTTCCTTGCTTGCTTTAATACACATCTCGGAAAGAAGGTTGAAAGCATCGTTTCCGTCCTGATCGACCCCGCCCAGCACCATACTCTGTCCGTTATCCCCCTGCTGCACACCGGGGTAAAGATCGCTGTCCTTGTTAAAGGAGATGAAGAATTCCAGAAGCAGTTCGAATGCGGAATCATAATCCAGTCTCCCGGCATCTATATCCGCTTTCAGGTATGGGTACATATACTGATCAAACCTACCTATTGTATTATGGTACTCCCCTTCACACCAAAGGGTAAAATGGAGAATTCTGAAAAACTGAAGCGCTTCATGGAAGTTTCTTGCTCCATACCGCGGTATATGTCCAAGCATATCTGCAATTTCATGGTTCCCCATTCTTTCAGCTTCTTCCCGGTACCTGTCCGTAAGGGATTCCACAGCATCGATAGTTTTTATGACTGCTTCGAGAAAGTCCTGTCCTTCAATATCTCCATTGAGTTTACATCTTCTTAGGCTGTCTAAGGCTTCCAAGCGCCGTTCTTCCAAGCCTGATCGGATGGTTGACACATAATCGGGACAAATATTGCTTACATAACCCAATTCATGAATAAAATTATTATTTTTAATTGTTTCCCACTCACATTTCGTGAAAATTTCTGGCAGTCTGGGGACAGTCCTTAAAAAGACAATTCTTTCATCCTCAAGTATAACAGGCTTTTCTTGTGCAAGTACCCTTACAAGCCTCTCCGACATTCTTTGTATGGGAGTCAATCCCTTTTGACTGAATTCCTCAGCCAAATCAGCCATATTCTCCTGCCTAAACCGATGATGTTTTTTGCTAAGTATGTACTCAAGTATAGCTCTAATACGACAAGTCACGGATCCCCACTCCATGTATAACTATTTGAGTAATATTAACGATAACATTAATGTTACCGTTAATATTATACCATAAAACTTCCGCTATTTGCAATATGTATCGGTGCAAGTTCAGGTCCTCTTCAAGAAAATTTAAAACACTTCTGCTATACAAATAAATTTGCTAAAACTAAGGCCATAACGTATGAAAGCTAAGGCATACGAAGGCTAAGGAAATTCCTTAGTATAGTCTTTCCATACGGTGTTAATACAGATTCCGGATGGAATTGGATCCCATAAATGTGATAATGTTTATGTTTCAATCCCATTATCTCTCCATCACGGGTTTGGGCGGTTATCTCAAGTTCTGAAGGGAGTGTTTCCTTTTCTACTACCAGTGAATGATATCTACCGCCCTTGATCTTTCTTGGTAGATCTTTAAAAATTATACATTCACCTACAAATTCGATATCGGTTGCTTTTCCGTGTACCAGTTCCCTTGCATGTACAACCCTTCCGCCAAAAGCTTCACCTATAGCCTGGTGCCCAAGACATATGCCTAATATAGGCACGGAGTTTCCCAACTCTTTAACGACAGCAACTGATATACCTGCATTTGAAGGAAAACCCGGCCCGGGAGAAATTACTATGTGGGTTGGTTTTTTATACATTATTTCAGATACGGTTATCCTGTCATTCCTGTACACCTCTATATCAGGGTTCATCTCTCCGATATACTGATAAAGGTTATACGTAAATGAATCGTAATTATCTATAATAAGAATCATTTAATTTCACCTACCTTTTCTAATGCTTTCAGGAGAGCCATTGCCTTATTTAAAGATTCTTCATACTCTTTTTCCGGTACCGAATCAGCTACTATACCGGCCCCAGCCTGGACATAGGCTATGCTGTCTTGAAAGAGAATAGTTCTGATAGTAATGCAACTGTCAACG
This window of the Bacillota bacterium genome carries:
- a CDS encoding pyruvate formate-lyase, whose amino-acid sequence is MTCRIRAILEYILSKKHHRFRQENMADLAEEFSQKGLTPIQRMSERLVRVLAQEKPVILEDERIVFLRTVPRLPEIFTKCEWETIKNNNFIHELGYVSNICPDYVSTIRSGLEERRLEALDSLRRCKLNGDIEGQDFLEAVIKTIDAVESLTDRYREEAERMGNHEIADMLGHIPRYGARNFHEALQFFRILHFTLWCEGEYHNTIGRFDQYMYPYLKADIDAGRLDYDSAFELLLEFFISFNKDSDLYPGVQQGDNGQSMVLGGVDQDGNDAFNLLSEMCIKASKELKLIDPKINLRVHKDTKLEVYELATELTKEGLGFPQYSNDDVVIPGLLKKGYSLKDARNYVVAACWEFIIPRYGMDIPNIGALSFPAVVDRCLHEKFEGCGNFEEFMNCIKAGIHEECNQITENIRNLWIMPAPFMSILMDECIKNGKDISKGAKYNNFGLHGTGLANAADSLAAIKKYVFDEQSIDPEILVEAVDSDFEGYDELAAKLRFEAPKMGNDDDYVDGIAVELLETFADALENRKNERGGCYRAGTGSAMYYLWHAREIGASPDGRRKGEAFGANYSPSLFAKTKGPLSVIRSFTKPNLERVINGGPLTMEFHSPLFRDRESIRKVAMLVKSFIDFGGHQLQLNAVNREALLDAQKHPENYRNLIVRVWGWSAYFVELDKEYQDHVIKRQEYIC
- a CDS encoding glycyl-radical enzyme activating protein, giving the protein MAKGIIFDIQEFTVHDGPGIRITVFFKGCPLRCVWCHNPEGLSFWPELMVRKASCINCGKCRQGCTHEECRPFGLCTKVCPRGLIKIVGETVDSTELATKLKKREEFLQKNGGGITLSGGEPLAQPEFLVDLLKEIKPMHTVVETSGYGRPDVFLQVVTLTDLILFDIKHTDSGEHKRLTGVDNRLILENLGHLKESGKPFIVRIPLIPGINDTIDNMEKTAMLLKDASNLEKVELLPYNPFTGAKYPMVGKEYRPSFDERQEPRFYTKAFERFNIMCSIL
- a CDS encoding alpha-L-arabinofuranosidase, translating into MYRICVVVPERIGVINRNIYGHFIEHIGGVIYDGIWVGEKSQVPNIRGFRKDLVEMLRKIKPPVIRWPGGCFAETYNWRDGIGPREERPITANFWYGWDGRLEKNEVGTHEFVDFCRLVGAEPYFAANVTTLTPLEIRNWVEYCNYPQGSTTLARLREKNGSPEPFNVVFWGIGNENWGNGGNMTPEDYCFEFRRYASIVKHLDKERINLIACGPVGNDLNWSRRFFNKLKDVTHPSFNDIINGYSIHYYCGTAGNALEFSQDQWYELLDKAAYMERIICEQRALMDSYDPQRRIGIIVDEWGCWHPDGSGPSRGENLFEQQSTMRDALVAAITLNIFNNHCDKVIMANVAQLVNNLHSLFLASGDKLVATPNYHVFDMYKGHQGGEAIRVLVDAGTVKYLTAKNEEKQVERISCSASIKAKRLTLTLANCHYSEEAEVRIDFYGARFGGSYTKVTMNSADPHMYNNFEQPDNVKPVVQEIELSDREPVIVLPPASVVALTGELSS
- a CDS encoding aminodeoxychorismate/anthranilate synthase component II, with protein sequence MILIIDNYDSFTYNLYQYIGEMNPDIEVYRNDRITVSEIMYKKPTHIVISPGPGFPSNAGISVAVVKELGNSVPILGICLGHQAIGEAFGGRVVHARELVHGKATDIEFVGECIIFKDLPRKIKGGRYHSLVVEKETLPSELEITAQTRDGEIMGLKHKHYHIYGIQFHPESVLTPYGKTILRNFLSLRMP